The following are from one region of the Prionailurus bengalensis isolate Pbe53 chromosome A2, Fcat_Pben_1.1_paternal_pri, whole genome shotgun sequence genome:
- the PGPEP1 gene encoding pyroglutamyl-peptidase 1 isoform X3 translates to MATAVTLEKCGHNKGYKGLDNCRFCPGSQCCVEDGPESIDSIIDMDAVCKRVTTLGLDVSVTISQDAGRYLCDFTYYTSLYQSHGRSAFVHVPPLGKPYNADQLGRALRAIIEEMLDVLEQSEGKINCRHKH, encoded by the exons ATGGCGACCGCGGTCACACTGGAGAAGTGCGGGCATAACAAGGGCTACAAGGGGCTGGACAACTGCCGCTTCTGCCCCGGCTCCCAGTGCTGCGTGGAGGACGGGCCCGAAAGCATTGACTCCATCATCGACATGGATGCTGTGTGTAAGAGGGTCACCACGCTGGGCCTGGATGTGTCAGTGACCATCTCCCAAGATGCCGGCAG GTACCTCTGCGATTTCACCTACTACACCTCTCTGTACCAGAGTCATGGCCGCTCAGCCTTCGTTCATGTGCCCCCGCTGGGCAAGCCGTACAACGCAGACCAGCTGGGCAGGGCGCTGCGGGCCATCATCGAGGAGATGCTGGACGTCCTGGAGCAGTCAGAAGGCAAAATCAACTGTCGCCACAAACACTGA